In a single window of the Blastopirellula retiformator genome:
- the dxr gene encoding 1-deoxy-D-xylulose-5-phosphate reductoisomerase: protein MTAAPQYVALLGATGSIGRSTLDVIAASEGRYQCYLLTAHQKLDELAASARQFVPRYVVATDAEAAASRDWSDLPPETELRTGPDAIADLVGHDDVDIVVAAIVGRAGLEGTWAALEAGKRVALANKETLVLAGGLAMRLAAERNAPILPVDSEHSAIFQALQSGKETEVARIILTASGGPFRNHTQAQLEQVTTAEALNHPTWKMGPKITIDSATMMNKALEVIEARWLFDMPAEKIDVVVHPQSVVHSLVEYVDGSVLAQLSPPDMKLPIQYAMSYPQRFPGPARRLDFSIASAWEFQPPDFDRFPALGLGKEAAERGGTTGAVLNAANEAAVQSFLDGEISFTDIPRACRAALDSHDFDPNPTIEQLLALDAWARREVSAWITCC from the coding sequence ATGACGGCCGCTCCTCAATACGTCGCACTGCTTGGCGCTACCGGTAGCATCGGACGCAGCACGCTGGATGTGATCGCCGCCTCGGAAGGACGCTATCAGTGCTATCTGCTGACGGCGCACCAAAAACTGGATGAACTTGCGGCCTCCGCGCGACAGTTTGTTCCCCGCTATGTGGTCGCTACCGATGCCGAAGCGGCGGCAAGTCGCGATTGGTCCGATCTGCCGCCCGAGACCGAACTGCGAACCGGCCCTGACGCGATCGCCGACCTGGTCGGACATGATGACGTCGATATTGTCGTCGCGGCGATTGTCGGGCGAGCTGGACTGGAAGGGACCTGGGCCGCCTTGGAAGCGGGAAAACGGGTCGCGCTGGCGAATAAAGAGACGCTCGTCTTGGCGGGCGGCCTGGCGATGCGGCTGGCGGCAGAGCGAAACGCCCCGATTTTGCCGGTCGATAGCGAACATAGCGCGATCTTTCAGGCCCTGCAGTCAGGCAAAGAGACCGAAGTCGCCCGGATCATTCTGACCGCTTCTGGTGGGCCTTTCCGGAATCACACTCAGGCGCAGCTCGAACAGGTAACTACCGCGGAGGCCCTAAATCACCCAACTTGGAAAATGGGCCCCAAGATTACGATCGACTCAGCGACCATGATGAATAAGGCGCTGGAAGTGATCGAGGCTCGCTGGCTGTTCGATATGCCGGCCGAAAAGATCGATGTGGTGGTCCACCCCCAATCGGTGGTCCATTCGCTGGTTGAATATGTCGACGGGTCGGTCCTGGCGCAATTGAGCCCCCCGGACATGAAATTACCGATACAATACGCAATGTCGTACCCCCAGCGCTTCCCTGGACCGGCTCGAAGGCTAGACTTCAGCATCGCGTCCGCTTGGGAATTCCAGCCGCCCGACTTTGACCGCTTTCCTGCCCTAGGATTAGGGAAAGAGGCGGCCGAACGCGGGGGGACGACCGGTGCGGTCTTGAACGCCGCCAATGAGGCGGCGGTGCAGAGTTTTCTCGACGGCGAGATCTCTTTCACCGATATCCCCCGGGCATGCCGGGCTGCGCTGGACAGCCATGACTTTGACCCGAACCCAACTATTGAACAACTACTCGCGCTCGACGCATGGGCGCGTAGGGAGGTTTCCGCGTGGATTACGTGCTGCTAG
- a CDS encoding site-2 protease family protein has product MDYVLLAESNYWGMLTNLGYFAMGVAGLGLVIFIHELGHFLAAKACGVKCLRFYVGFNPSIKIGPWTISHFWKKQWGETEYGIGIVPLGGYVQMLGQDDNPAAAEEERAKAKAEGREGQYDPRDYRAKSVPQRMMIISAGVTFNVISAVIFAAIAYMIGVSYTPCDVALAQPGGPAWVAGIRPGDQILAVTPGAEPNENLRYRKDLTLAVVMNGDKQPMPIMIRRGDKIIDFDVQPKKPFPDADFPLLGISHENTLKFAKQGEDFELAAGNPAWMDKLKTDDLLIEVDGQPISTYVELKQILATRPADTLKLKFERTEGNGDAAEKTTFEVEVPPTPYRQTGLVMEMTPILHIQEGSPAAEHGLKVGDKLVSIGDEPAADGYTLSSRTAKYAGETVDVVVNRDGEEVTISVPMREPTQYNTQSGYRSELAVDMLGVSYSLERRVAEVLPGSPAEAAGLQAGDEIRTLRLKPTDSQKESGYGWPTHDEPLSLVKNEEIAWQDAFNAAFQYLPAGVPVEVIADREGTDETQTVLITPVDSEDQFVEHRYLVFVSPAPKYVAKSVGEAFALGVQETGSGMGQVFAMLRKLVTGSVPLAGFGGPGTILAVATSESSQGIGRLLLFLTLISANLAVINFLPIPVLDGGHMVFLAYEGIMGKPLNEEWMMRLTFAGFAFVALLMLCVIGLDINRFLPWITG; this is encoded by the coding sequence GTGGATTACGTGCTGCTAGCCGAGTCAAACTACTGGGGCATGCTGACCAACCTCGGCTATTTCGCCATGGGCGTCGCGGGACTTGGCCTCGTGATTTTCATTCACGAGCTGGGACACTTCCTGGCCGCCAAAGCGTGTGGCGTGAAGTGCCTCCGGTTTTACGTCGGTTTCAATCCGTCGATTAAGATCGGCCCTTGGACGATCAGCCACTTCTGGAAAAAGCAGTGGGGCGAGACCGAATATGGCATCGGTATCGTACCGCTAGGCGGATACGTACAAATGCTGGGACAGGACGACAATCCTGCCGCCGCCGAAGAAGAGCGGGCCAAGGCGAAAGCCGAAGGGCGTGAGGGACAATACGATCCGCGCGACTACCGGGCCAAGTCGGTTCCGCAGCGGATGATGATCATCTCGGCCGGCGTGACGTTCAACGTGATCTCGGCGGTCATCTTCGCCGCGATCGCCTACATGATCGGCGTCAGCTACACGCCGTGCGACGTCGCCTTGGCCCAGCCAGGCGGACCGGCCTGGGTTGCCGGCATTCGACCTGGCGACCAAATCCTGGCGGTGACTCCGGGCGCAGAGCCGAACGAAAACCTCCGCTACCGCAAAGATCTGACGCTGGCCGTCGTCATGAACGGCGACAAACAGCCGATGCCGATCATGATTCGCCGCGGCGACAAGATCATCGACTTTGACGTGCAGCCGAAGAAACCGTTCCCCGATGCCGATTTCCCGCTGCTGGGGATCTCGCATGAGAACACCTTGAAGTTCGCCAAGCAAGGAGAAGACTTCGAGCTGGCCGCCGGCAATCCCGCGTGGATGGACAAGCTGAAAACCGACGACCTGCTGATCGAGGTCGATGGCCAGCCGATCAGCACCTACGTTGAGTTGAAGCAGATTCTCGCGACCCGTCCAGCCGACACGCTGAAGCTGAAGTTTGAGCGAACCGAAGGGAATGGCGACGCTGCCGAAAAAACAACCTTCGAAGTGGAAGTGCCGCCGACGCCGTATCGTCAGACCGGCCTGGTGATGGAGATGACGCCGATCCTGCATATCCAGGAGGGGTCGCCCGCCGCCGAGCATGGATTGAAGGTGGGGGACAAACTGGTGTCGATCGGCGATGAGCCGGCCGCCGACGGATATACCTTGTCGTCTCGCACCGCGAAGTACGCCGGCGAGACGGTCGACGTCGTGGTCAACCGCGATGGGGAAGAGGTGACCATCTCGGTCCCAATGCGAGAGCCGACGCAGTACAACACGCAAAGCGGCTACCGCAGCGAACTGGCGGTCGACATGCTGGGCGTCTCTTACTCGCTGGAGCGACGAGTCGCCGAGGTGTTGCCTGGCAGCCCAGCCGAAGCGGCTGGCTTGCAAGCCGGAGACGAAATCCGCACGCTGAGACTCAAGCCGACCGATTCGCAAAAAGAATCGGGCTATGGCTGGCCGACGCATGATGAGCCGCTCAGCCTAGTCAAGAATGAAGAAATCGCTTGGCAAGACGCGTTCAACGCGGCGTTTCAATATCTACCGGCCGGCGTTCCGGTCGAGGTGATTGCCGACCGCGAAGGAACCGACGAAACGCAAACGGTGTTGATCACGCCGGTCGATTCGGAGGATCAGTTTGTCGAACATCGCTACCTGGTGTTCGTCTCCCCCGCTCCCAAGTACGTCGCCAAATCGGTCGGCGAAGCGTTCGCCCTGGGCGTGCAGGAAACGGGAAGCGGCATGGGACAGGTCTTCGCGATGCTTCGCAAGCTGGTGACCGGCTCGGTGCCGCTGGCCGGCTTTGGCGGACCCGGCACGATCCTGGCCGTGGCGACCAGCGAATCGTCGCAAGGAATCGGACGCCTGCTCCTCTTCCTGACGCTGATCAGCGCTAACCTGGCGGTGATTAACTTCCTGCCGATTCCGGTTCTCGATGGGGGGCACATGGTCTTTCTGGCCTACGAAGGGATCATGGGCAAACCGCTCAACGAGGAATGGATGATGCGGCTAACCTTCGCAGGCTTCGCCTTTGTGGCGCTGCTGATGCTCTGTGTGATCGGGCTCGATATCAATCGCTTTCTCCCCTGGATCACGGGGTAA
- a CDS encoding HAD-IA family hydrolase produces MLRSPDLIRCVLFDAVGTLIYPHPSVASVYQSAGVALGCDLPIETIRTRFREALTLYSVSADLRSDETMERERWRKIVTHVFAESEQPDAILDQLWRHFAQEKSWSVYQDALPTLEALSPRYRIGLASNFDQRLRTVAGHWPSLADALLFVSSEVGWAKPSPKFFSLVAQVLQLQPHQILLLGDDPRNDYHGAIAAGYQSLFLSRDGESPSDIEASATIASLTDVVKRLS; encoded by the coding sequence TTGCTTCGATCGCCTGATCTGATCCGCTGCGTCTTGTTTGACGCCGTCGGAACCTTGATTTATCCGCATCCCAGCGTGGCGTCGGTCTACCAATCGGCCGGCGTCGCTCTTGGCTGCGACCTGCCCATCGAGACGATCCGTACGCGGTTTCGTGAAGCGCTCACCCTGTACTCGGTCTCAGCGGATTTGCGCAGCGATGAGACGATGGAACGCGAGCGGTGGCGGAAGATCGTCACGCATGTCTTCGCCGAGTCGGAACAGCCAGACGCGATTCTCGACCAACTCTGGAGACACTTCGCCCAAGAGAAGAGCTGGAGCGTTTATCAAGATGCGCTGCCGACTCTTGAAGCGTTAAGCCCGCGCTACCGCATCGGCTTGGCGTCGAACTTCGATCAGCGTCTACGAACCGTCGCGGGGCACTGGCCCAGTTTGGCCGACGCGCTGTTATTCGTTTCGTCGGAGGTGGGTTGGGCGAAGCCGAGCCCGAAGTTTTTCAGCCTGGTCGCGCAGGTGCTGCAGCTGCAGCCGCATCAGATCTTGCTGTTGGGTGATGATCCGCGAAACGACTATCACGGGGCGATCGCCGCCGGCTATCAGTCGCTCTTCTTGTCTCGCGATGGCGAGTCGCCGTCCGATATTGAAGCGTCGGCGACGATCGCTTCTTTGACCGATGTGGTGAAGCGACTGTCTTAG
- a CDS encoding DUF1559 domain-containing protein has protein sequence MSVSFLSRSGRRAGFTLVELLVVIAIIGVLIALLLPAVQQAREAARRMSCTNQLKQLGLALHNYHDTTKSFPYGSRGSGNQVGWHVAILPFIEQGNLFDQMDMTVDFHAGVNAPFRETRMEPFLCPSSPSEKADDNSAHFTTHYYGVMGPTGTNPASGTAYQENTSGSHGGFSKEGAWSHDEVHKMRDITDGTSNTFFLGEISWTQRNGNATRYRPWSRGGRTNNFMAPCKNVAQPINADFIALFNDMSYGSNHPGGCMFALGDASVRFVAETVNYDTLLSMASCGGGETATLD, from the coding sequence ATGTCCGTTTCGTTCTTATCGCGGTCAGGTCGTCGCGCGGGGTTCACTCTGGTCGAACTGCTGGTCGTGATCGCCATCATCGGCGTCTTGATTGCGCTGCTGCTGCCGGCCGTTCAACAGGCTCGCGAGGCCGCGCGTCGCATGTCTTGCACCAACCAGCTGAAGCAGTTGGGCCTGGCGCTGCACAACTACCACGACACGACCAAGAGCTTTCCGTACGGCTCGCGGGGCAGCGGCAACCAGGTCGGTTGGCACGTCGCCATTCTGCCATTTATCGAACAGGGGAATCTGTTCGATCAGATGGACATGACGGTCGATTTCCACGCTGGCGTCAACGCACCGTTTCGCGAAACCCGGATGGAACCGTTCCTCTGCCCGAGCAGCCCATCAGAAAAAGCGGACGATAACAGCGCCCACTTCACCACACACTACTACGGCGTGATGGGTCCGACCGGCACCAATCCAGCGTCCGGTACGGCTTACCAAGAGAACACCAGCGGCAGCCATGGTGGGTTCTCTAAGGAAGGCGCGTGGTCCCACGACGAAGTCCACAAAATGCGCGACATCACCGACGGAACCAGCAACACGTTCTTCCTGGGCGAAATATCGTGGACGCAGCGCAACGGCAACGCCACTCGCTATCGCCCCTGGTCGCGCGGCGGCCGAACGAACAACTTCATGGCGCCCTGCAAGAACGTCGCCCAGCCGATCAACGCCGACTTCATCGCGCTGTTTAACGACATGAGCTACGGCAGCAATCACCCTGGCGGCTGCATGTTCGCCTTGGGAGACGCTTCGGTCCGCTTCGTCGCCGAAACGGTCAATTACGATACGCTGCTGTCGATGGCCAGCTGCGGCGGCGGTGAGACGGCGACGCTGGACTAA
- a CDS encoding peptidase associated/transthyretin-like domain-containing protein has translation MKLSTILFAFLASFAFAGFATADEWGTIKGKFVINGPIKPPAPMPGFAGMARIPNQIILVGPKGELQNVAVWLTVERGETYPDPHPSYAETASDTIEISSNRFAITPRVTFIHTSQTIRFRNVAPVVENFVVDGFVNAPVNLLLDAGKKQDLRFVHEERIPIVIWSGIRHWMQGYLLLLDSPYAAITDANGEFEIKNLPEGTWTFTFWHESVGYLKEITLDGKPQSERKGGYEIEVVVGGSDRPGADRDTRQAAERVAVLSGHRL, from the coding sequence ATGAAGCTCAGCACGATTCTGTTCGCGTTCCTGGCGTCGTTCGCGTTTGCCGGGTTCGCCACCGCCGACGAATGGGGCACGATAAAGGGTAAATTTGTCATCAATGGCCCGATCAAGCCGCCCGCACCGATGCCAGGATTTGCCGGCATGGCCCGGATCCCTAACCAAATAATTCTTGTCGGCCCCAAAGGAGAACTTCAAAACGTCGCGGTCTGGCTGACCGTTGAGCGCGGCGAAACCTATCCCGATCCGCACCCCAGTTACGCCGAAACGGCTAGCGACACAATCGAAATCAGCAGCAACCGTTTCGCGATTACTCCCCGTGTAACGTTCATTCACACGTCGCAGACGATCCGCTTTCGGAACGTCGCCCCAGTGGTGGAGAATTTCGTCGTCGACGGTTTCGTGAACGCCCCGGTGAACCTGCTCTTGGACGCCGGCAAGAAACAGGACCTTCGATTTGTCCACGAGGAACGCATACCCATCGTTATCTGGAGCGGTATCCGCCACTGGATGCAGGGCTATCTGCTCCTACTCGACTCACCCTATGCCGCCATCACCGACGCCAATGGCGAGTTCGAGATCAAGAACCTGCCAGAAGGAACCTGGACATTCACCTTCTGGCATGAGTCGGTTGGCTATCTAAAGGAGATCACGCTCGATGGCAAACCGCAAAGCGAGCGAAAAGGAGGGTACGAAATCGAAGTCGTCGTCGGCGGAAGCGACCGACCTGGGGCGGATCGAGATACCCGCCAAGCTGCTGAAAGAGTAGCCGTTCTGTCTGGCCACCGTCTCTAG
- a CDS encoding MarR family winged helix-turn-helix transcriptional regulator codes for MSKSTLQQQLKKSAPFDSLPQETYLNLLRTHNMIAAAPSHLLKQHGLSSAQYNVLRILEAADPPGLPCLEIVSRMVTRVPDITRLIDRLKEAGLVSRTRSQTDRRVIRIKLTKKGEALIAELAEPLVDIHQLNLGHMTKAELVELNRLLVKAREAAENAAAK; via the coding sequence GTGTCTAAATCGACCCTGCAGCAACAGCTGAAAAAGTCCGCTCCGTTCGACTCCTTGCCGCAGGAGACGTACCTGAACCTGCTGCGCACGCACAACATGATCGCCGCCGCCCCCAGCCATTTGCTAAAGCAGCATGGCCTGTCGAGCGCCCAGTACAACGTGCTGCGAATCCTGGAAGCGGCCGATCCACCGGGCCTGCCCTGCCTGGAAATCGTCAGCCGGATGGTGACCCGGGTGCCGGACATCACGCGGCTGATCGACCGCCTGAAAGAGGCCGGTTTGGTCTCGCGTACACGCTCGCAAACCGATCGTCGGGTCATTCGAATCAAGCTGACCAAGAAGGGTGAAGCGTTGATCGCCGAATTGGCCGAGCCGCTGGTCGACATCCACCAGTTGAACCTGGGGCACATGACCAAGGCGGAACTGGTCGAGTTGAATCGGTTACTGGTCAAAGCCCGCGAAGCGGCGGAGAACGCCGCCGCCAAATAA
- a CDS encoding aspartate:alanine exchanger family transporter: MISPKLRCLTLIVLNTLAATVLTVPTAVWAAAGDAQAAPAPIRAPAILVLAAVISLGLLLGQVSLFGLTLGSAGVLFVGLVAGHLQLHVPGGTGEIGLAAFVYCVGLGAGPTFFRSLVQDGRSLAMLGAVIVASGATTAWGVGKLLGLPAELAGGVFAGAMTSTPALGALTTAIPDSPDVAVGFGVGYPFGIIGVVAFVQVLPKLLGRELKSSTAGDPSAAATQIVRKLVEIRNPAIVGKRPGGVPMLEAANCQTPRVRDGELLRPTPHDFQFTIGQQVMLVGPEKNLATVMDMLGTEVEGADQLLLDAERQRRHIVVTSPEMVGKSLKELHLLSTYGVTITRIRRYDVEFVPSAMTTIEFGDQLTAVGEPESWPEVERLAGHRPSTLDHSDILSLAIGLLFGIALGMIPVSIGNQSIQLGLAGGPLIVGLILGHFGRLGPIAGHLPRSARMLLMEAGLALFLASAGVSAGGNFVAVLQSQGIWLCVGAAAVAIVPLTVGFLLADFVLKLRLLKSLGAICGGMTSTPGLAAITSATDAAEPVIAYVAAYPIALFLVTILAPILVEMLR, from the coding sequence ATGATTTCGCCCAAACTCCGCTGCCTGACTCTGATCGTCCTGAACACGCTGGCCGCGACGGTTCTGACCGTTCCGACCGCCGTCTGGGCGGCCGCTGGCGACGCTCAGGCCGCGCCAGCCCCAATCCGGGCGCCCGCCATCCTGGTCCTGGCGGCGGTCATCTCGCTCGGGCTGCTGCTAGGTCAGGTTTCGCTGTTTGGGCTGACGCTCGGCTCGGCAGGCGTGCTGTTTGTAGGTTTGGTCGCGGGACACCTCCAGCTGCATGTGCCTGGGGGGACTGGAGAAATCGGCCTGGCGGCGTTCGTCTACTGCGTTGGCCTGGGGGCAGGCCCCACCTTCTTCCGCTCGCTGGTGCAGGATGGCCGCAGCCTGGCGATGCTGGGGGCGGTGATTGTTGCTAGCGGCGCCACGACCGCCTGGGGTGTAGGCAAGCTGCTTGGCCTGCCGGCCGAACTGGCCGGCGGCGTGTTTGCTGGTGCGATGACCAGCACGCCCGCCTTGGGAGCTTTGACCACCGCGATCCCCGACAGCCCCGACGTGGCGGTCGGCTTTGGCGTCGGCTATCCGTTTGGCATCATCGGCGTGGTCGCCTTCGTGCAGGTGCTGCCGAAGCTGCTGGGACGAGAACTAAAGTCTTCAACGGCTGGCGATCCCAGTGCGGCGGCGACCCAGATCGTGCGGAAGCTGGTCGAGATCCGTAATCCGGCGATCGTTGGCAAACGCCCCGGCGGCGTTCCGATGCTGGAAGCGGCCAATTGCCAAACGCCGCGGGTTCGCGATGGCGAACTGTTGCGTCCGACGCCGCACGACTTCCAATTTACGATCGGTCAGCAAGTGATGCTGGTCGGCCCCGAGAAAAACCTGGCCACCGTGATGGACATGCTCGGCACCGAAGTCGAAGGCGCCGACCAGTTGCTGCTCGACGCCGAACGACAACGGCGGCATATCGTGGTCACCTCGCCAGAGATGGTCGGCAAGTCGCTGAAAGAGCTGCATCTGCTGTCGACCTACGGCGTGACGATCACCCGCATACGGCGGTACGACGTCGAGTTCGTTCCCTCGGCGATGACGACGATTGAGTTTGGCGACCAACTAACGGCCGTCGGCGAGCCGGAAAGTTGGCCCGAGGTCGAACGTCTAGCTGGGCATCGCCCCAGCACGCTCGATCACTCCGACATCTTGTCGCTGGCGATCGGCCTGTTGTTTGGGATCGCGCTGGGCATGATCCCAGTTTCGATCGGCAATCAATCGATCCAACTTGGCTTGGCTGGCGGACCGCTGATCGTCGGCCTGATCCTGGGACACTTTGGTCGGCTTGGCCCAATCGCCGGACACTTGCCGCGGAGCGCCCGGATGCTGTTGATGGAAGCAGGCTTGGCTCTCTTTCTAGCCAGCGCCGGCGTCTCGGCCGGGGGCAACTTTGTGGCCGTGCTGCAGTCGCAAGGGATCTGGCTGTGCGTGGGCGCTGCGGCGGTGGCGATCGTCCCGCTGACCGTCGGCTTCTTGCTAGCCGACTTTGTGCTGAAGCTGCGACTGCTGAAATCGCTGGGAGCGATTTGCGGCGGCATGACTTCGACGCCGGGCTTGGCGGCGATCACTTCGGCGACCGATGCCGCCGAACCGGTGATCGCGTATGTCGCCGCTTATCCGATCGCGCTGTTCCTAGTGACGATCTTGGCGCCGATTCTGGTGGAGATGCTGCGGTAG
- the lepA gene encoding translation elongation factor 4: protein MASIDQQYIRNFCIIAHIDHGKSTLADRLMEKTETVTSREMKEQLLDGMELERERGITIKAKAVAMRYKYKGKEYELNLIDTPGHVDFQYEVSRSLSCCEGAVLLADAFQGVEAQTVANAYLALDHDLKIIPCLSKIDLNHARPKEVIEEMEQTLAVMPDEVQAISGKTGAGVEDLLEAIIENVPPPTGSRDDVLQAMVFDSHYDKFRGAVTYVRVMNGRVKKGDKIRFIKGETTHDVIEVGQFAPQPRACDELCAGQVGYMICNIKSLELVNIGDTISIPGPDAATPLPGYQEPKRMVFCGLYPSDGQDFEQLREALNKLRINDPSFVFEPETSDALGFGFRCGFLGLLHMEIVQQRLEQESDVDLVQTAPNVTYRIINKKGEEVEIHKPQDVPDSGEIETFLQPIVRVSLLQPAEYIGPVMQLCTERRGVQVRTEYLSPTRAMLVYDLPLAEVIYDLHDKLKSATRGYGTMDYEVRDYVPADLVRLDILVNGKRVDALSIICNRADADRRGRAVVKKLRSEIDRHMFEVALQAAIGTRVIARETVKALAKNVTAKCYGGDISRKRKLWAKQKEGKKRMKSIGSVDIPQKAFMAVLETGDDK from the coding sequence ATGGCCTCGATCGACCAACAATACATTCGCAACTTCTGCATCATCGCTCACATCGACCACGGCAAGAGCACGCTCGCCGACCGTCTGATGGAAAAGACGGAGACGGTGACCTCGCGAGAAATGAAAGAGCAGCTGCTCGACGGGATGGAGCTGGAGCGGGAGCGCGGCATCACGATCAAAGCGAAAGCGGTCGCGATGCGCTATAAGTACAAAGGGAAAGAGTACGAACTGAACCTGATCGACACCCCAGGCCACGTCGACTTCCAGTACGAAGTCTCTCGGTCGCTTAGCTGCTGCGAAGGCGCCGTGCTGCTGGCGGACGCATTCCAAGGGGTCGAAGCCCAGACGGTCGCCAACGCCTATCTAGCGCTCGACCATGACCTGAAGATCATTCCCTGTTTGAGCAAGATCGACCTCAATCATGCCCGTCCGAAGGAAGTGATCGAGGAAATGGAGCAGACGCTTGCCGTCATGCCCGACGAAGTCCAGGCGATCAGCGGCAAGACCGGCGCCGGCGTTGAAGACCTGCTCGAAGCGATCATCGAAAACGTTCCGCCCCCGACCGGCTCGCGCGACGATGTGTTGCAGGCGATGGTCTTCGACTCGCACTACGACAAGTTCCGCGGCGCAGTCACCTACGTCCGCGTCATGAACGGTCGCGTCAAAAAGGGAGACAAGATTCGCTTCATCAAGGGGGAAACGACCCACGATGTGATCGAAGTCGGTCAGTTCGCGCCTCAGCCGCGGGCCTGCGACGAGCTGTGCGCAGGCCAGGTCGGTTACATGATTTGCAATATCAAATCGCTCGAACTGGTCAACATCGGCGATACGATCAGCATTCCTGGTCCCGACGCCGCGACGCCGCTGCCCGGTTATCAAGAGCCGAAGCGGATGGTCTTTTGCGGGCTCTATCCGTCTGACGGTCAAGACTTCGAGCAACTGCGCGAGGCGCTCAACAAGCTGCGGATCAACGATCCGAGCTTCGTCTTCGAGCCGGAAACGAGCGACGCGCTGGGCTTCGGTTTCCGCTGCGGCTTCCTCGGTCTGTTGCACATGGAGATCGTGCAGCAACGGCTCGAGCAGGAGTCGGACGTCGACCTGGTGCAGACCGCGCCGAACGTCACCTATCGCATCATCAACAAGAAGGGTGAAGAGGTCGAGATCCACAAGCCGCAGGATGTGCCGGACTCGGGTGAGATCGAGACCTTCCTGCAGCCGATTGTTCGCGTCAGCTTGCTGCAACCGGCCGAGTACATCGGCCCCGTGATGCAGCTTTGTACCGAACGCCGCGGCGTGCAAGTGCGGACCGAATACCTCTCGCCGACCCGCGCGATGCTGGTTTACGATCTGCCGCTGGCCGAAGTGATTTACGACCTGCACGACAAGCTCAAGAGTGCGACCCGCGGCTACGGCACGATGGACTACGAAGTCCGCGACTATGTCCCGGCCGATTTGGTCCGTCTTGATATTCTCGTCAATGGCAAGCGGGTCGACGCCCTCTCGATCATTTGCAACCGGGCCGACGCCGACCGTCGCGGTCGGGCGGTGGTCAAGAAGTTGCGCAGCGAGATCGACCGTCACATGTTCGAGGTCGCCCTGCAGGCGGCGATCGGCACGCGGGTCATCGCTCGTGAAACGGTTAAAGCGCTCGCCAAGAATGTGACCGCCAAGTGCTACGGCGGCGATATCTCGCGGAAGCGCAAGCTGTGGGCCAAGCAGAAGGAAGGTAAGAAGCGGATGAAGTCGATCGGCTCGGTCGACATCCCGCAGAAAGCCTTTATGGCGGTTCTGGAAACGGGCGACGACAAGTAG
- a CDS encoding FkbM family methyltransferase → MTLFQHLHMLARCWRYRLRSEAADIAELARLDLKGRTAIDIGANRGIYCYWLSKFVGPQGKVIGFELQPELHDALEGFKRRSSLRNVEVVMQGLSNRDGLIQINRNYPGSTGAQVTGETTPATSAEIPPGFGKLTRLDDYCRKHQVSDIAVIKCDVEGHEMQVFQGAEETLRRHKPVLLFEAFNDQIEQTGLFDYLASLGYAGYFFNAGKRYDAKQYKTTAFRKKICAHRNYFFVPAAVTSTKMQPTAVRHPQSYPVSA, encoded by the coding sequence ATGACGTTGTTTCAGCACCTGCATATGTTGGCCCGTTGTTGGCGCTATCGCTTGCGGAGCGAGGCGGCGGACATCGCCGAACTTGCGCGTCTCGACCTGAAAGGGCGGACCGCGATCGACATTGGCGCCAACCGCGGCATCTACTGCTACTGGCTTAGCAAGTTCGTCGGCCCACAAGGGAAAGTGATCGGCTTTGAGCTACAGCCGGAACTACACGACGCCCTGGAAGGGTTCAAGCGTCGCAGCTCGCTGCGCAACGTCGAAGTCGTGATGCAGGGACTTTCCAACCGCGATGGGTTGATTCAGATTAACCGAAACTATCCAGGCTCGACCGGGGCGCAGGTCACCGGCGAAACGACCCCGGCCACTTCGGCCGAGATTCCGCCTGGGTTTGGCAAGCTGACCCGCTTAGACGACTATTGCCGCAAACATCAGGTCAGCGATATCGCCGTGATCAAGTGCGATGTCGAAGGGCACGAAATGCAAGTCTTCCAAGGCGCCGAGGAAACGCTTCGCCGTCACAAGCCAGTGCTTCTGTTTGAAGCGTTCAACGACCAAATTGAACAGACCGGACTCTTCGACTATTTGGCGAGCCTTGGCTACGCCGGTTATTTCTTCAACGCCGGCAAGCGTTACGACGCCAAGCAGTACAAGACCACAGCGTTCCGCAAGAAGATTTGCGCTCATCGCAACTACTTCTTCGTCCCGGCCGCAGTCACGTCGACGAAAATGCAACCTACCGCCGTTCGTCATCCGCAGTCGTACCCCGTTTCGGCGTAA